The Drosophila mauritiana strain mau12 chromosome 2R, ASM438214v1, whole genome shotgun sequence genome has a segment encoding these proteins:
- the LOC117138616 gene encoding calmodulin, whose translation MADQLTEEQIAEFKEAFSLFDKDGDGTITTKELGTVMRSLGQNPTEAELQDMINEVDADGNGTIDFPEFLTMMARKMKDTDSEEEIREAFRVFDKDGNGFISAAELRHVMTNLGEKLTDEEVDEMIREADIDGDGQVNYEEFVTMMTSK comes from the exons GCCGATCAGCTGACAGAGGAACAGATCGCCGAGTTCAAAGAGGCATTCTCGCTATTCGACAAAGACGGCGATGGCACCATCACAACAAAGGAGTTGGGCACAGTCATGCGCTCCCTGGGCCAGAATCCCACAGAGGCCGAGCTGCAGGACATGATCAACGAGGTTGATGCCGACG GCAACGGCACAATTGACTTCCCTGAATTCCTTACAATGATGGCACGCAAAATGAAGGACACCGATAGCGAAGAGGAGATCCGGGAAGCCTTCAGAGTGTTCGACAAGGACGGCAACGGCTTCATCTCGGCGGCCGAGTTGCGTCACGTGATGACAAATCTGGGCGAGAAACTCACAGACGAGGAGGTCGATGAGATGATCCGGGAGGCTGATATCGATGGCGACGGTCAGGTCAATTACGAAG